From Musa acuminata AAA Group cultivar baxijiao chromosome BXJ3-8, Cavendish_Baxijiao_AAA, whole genome shotgun sequence, one genomic window encodes:
- the LOC103994000 gene encoding fatty acid desaturase DES3-like produces MRLLYSSSPFSGISPLCIWPWSWTAAAAPAPKKMVAITRREEEVTAKSEEDKSDLGRPPPFRIGDVRAAIPSHCWVKDPWRSMSYVLRDVVVIAALAVAAGYLDSWIVWLIYWLAQGTMFWAVFVLGHDCGHGSFSDNVWLNNAVGHLLHSSILVPYHGWRISHRTHHQNHGNVEKDESWLPLTEKTYKQMNPTGRKMRFTLPYHLFAFPVYLLWRSPGKEGSHFLPSSSLFHPNEEHDVIVSTVCWSSMMALLLCLSWVYGPVPVLKLYGVPYAIFIMWLDLVTYLHHHGHSEKLPWYRGKEWSYLRGGLTTLDRDYGWINSIHHDIGTHVVHHLFPQIPHYNLVEATQAAKPVLGKYYREPEKSGPLPLHLFGILLRSLRVDHFVSDEGDVVYYQSDPQLYGDWQHKSK; encoded by the exons ATGAGGCTCTTATACTCCTCCTCCCCCTTCTCTGGGATATCCCCACTCTGCATTTGGCCTTGGTCTTGGACTGCCGCCGCCGCGCCCGCGCCCAAGAAGATGGTGGCCATcacgagaagggaagaagaggttaCCGCGAAAAGCGAGGAGGATAAGTCCGACCTCGGGAGGCCGCCGCCGTTCAGGATCGGCGATGTCCGTGCGGCCATACCCAGCCATTGCTGGGTAAAGGACCCCTGGCGGTCGATGAGCTACGTCCTTCGCGACGTCGTCGTCATCGCCGCGCTCGCCGTCGCGGCCGGCTATCTCGACAGTTGGATCGTCTGGCTCATCTATTGGCTGGCCCAGGGCACCATGTTCTGGGCCGTCTTCGTTCTCGGGCATGACTG TGGCCATGGGAGCTTCTCCGACAATGTGTGGCTGAACAATGCGGTGGGTCACTTGCTTCACTCCAGCATTCTGGTGCCATACCATGGATG GAGGATTAGCCATAGGACTCATCACCAGAACCATGGGAATGTGGAAAAGGATGAATCTTGGCTCCCG CTAACTGAGAAGACGTACAAGCAAATGAATCCAACCGGCCGAAAGATGAGGTTTACATTACCTTATCACTTGTTTGCATTCCCTGTCTATCTG TTGTGGAGAAGTCCTGGAAAAGAAGGTTCCCACTTCCTCCCGAGCAGCAGCTTGTTTCATCCAAATGAAGAACACGATGTTATCGTATCAACCGTGTGCTGGTCATCCATGATGGCCTTGCTTCTTTGTCTATCCTGGGTGTATGGTCCTGTTCCAGTGCTCAAACTCTACGGTGTACCCTACGCG ATTTTCATAATGTGGCTAGATTTGGTCACGTACTTGCATCACCATGGTCACAGCGAAAAGCTCCCCTGGTACCGCGGAAAG GAATGGAGCTATCTGCGGGGAGGACTGACCACCCTCGACAGGGACTATGGGTGGATAAACAGCATCCACCACGACATCGGAACTCACGTCGTTCACCATCTCTTTCCTCAAATACCACACTACAATTTGGTAGAGGCG ACGCAGGCAGCTAAACCTGTGCTGGGGAAGTATTACCGAGAACCGGAGAAATCTGGGCCTCTTCCGCTCCACCTCTTCGGCATTCTACTCAGAAGCCTCAGAGTCGATCACTTCGTGAGCGACGAAGGAGACGTCGTCTACTACCAGTCCGACCCTCAGTTGTATGGCGATTGGCAGCACAAATCCAAGTGA